A DNA window from Bradyrhizobium sp. CCBAU 53421 contains the following coding sequences:
- a CDS encoding alpha/beta family hydrolase has product MNAPAAQPLTITVSDDNTVSALLLQPAQARAAYVFAHGAGAGMTHPSMDVISEGLAERGIATLRYQFPYMEKGSKRPDPPAVAQATVRAAVAEAARRCGELPLFAGGKSFGGRMTSQAQAKVPLEGVRGLVFLGFPLHPAGKPSSDRAKHLADVKIPLLFLQGTRDALAELDLLEPVAKGLGARATLHLVQEADHSFHVLKRSGRNDREVMAEVLDAFAAWVAKHS; this is encoded by the coding sequence TTGAACGCGCCGGCTGCACAACCGCTCACGATCACGGTCTCGGACGACAACACGGTGTCCGCGCTGCTGCTGCAACCGGCGCAGGCGCGCGCGGCCTATGTATTCGCCCATGGCGCCGGCGCCGGCATGACGCATCCGTCGATGGACGTGATATCAGAGGGATTGGCGGAGCGCGGCATCGCGACCTTGCGCTATCAGTTTCCCTACATGGAGAAGGGCAGCAAGCGACCCGACCCGCCCGCCGTCGCGCAGGCGACGGTGCGTGCCGCGGTCGCGGAGGCCGCGCGCCGTTGCGGCGAACTGCCGCTGTTCGCCGGCGGCAAATCCTTCGGCGGACGGATGACCTCGCAGGCGCAGGCGAAAGTGCCGCTCGAAGGCGTGCGCGGGCTGGTGTTCCTCGGCTTTCCCCTGCATCCCGCCGGCAAGCCGTCGAGCGATCGGGCCAAGCACCTCGCCGACGTCAAGATCCCCTTGCTGTTCCTGCAGGGCACGCGCGATGCGCTAGCCGAGCTCGACCTGCTTGAACCGGTGGCAAAGGGGCTGGGGGCGCGCGCGACGCTGCACCTGGTGCAGGAGGCCGACCATTCCTTCCATGTCCTGAAGCGCTCCGGCCGCAACGACCGCGAGGTGATGGCCGAGGTGCTGGATGCATTCGCGGCCTGGGTGGCGAAGCATTCTTAG
- a CDS encoding SDR family oxidoreductase — MQVKDKVCVVTGGASGIGEAVARAYAEAGARGVVIADLKTSRDRLASVAGDIDGLAVTADVGLEEDVKALIAAAEDKYGPVDVFFSNAGLSRKGQETASDADWDVSWRVHVMSHVFAARALVPGMLARGSGYLINTASAAGLLASLNSMPYGVTKNAAVALAEHLAIQYGDRGIRVSVLCPQSVQTGMTTPGPSAARVDGVLQPGEVARMVIEAMAEERFLILSHPQVQEYMQRKATNRERWLSGMRRLRDRIYGGAAS, encoded by the coding sequence ATGCAAGTCAAGGACAAGGTCTGCGTCGTCACCGGCGGCGCGAGCGGGATCGGCGAGGCGGTGGCGCGGGCCTATGCGGAGGCCGGCGCGCGCGGCGTCGTGATCGCCGATCTCAAGACCTCGCGCGACCGGCTCGCCAGCGTCGCCGGCGATATCGACGGGCTCGCGGTCACCGCCGATGTCGGGCTCGAGGAGGACGTCAAGGCGCTGATCGCCGCGGCCGAGGACAAATATGGCCCGGTCGACGTGTTCTTCTCCAATGCCGGGCTGTCGCGCAAGGGACAGGAAACCGCGTCCGATGCCGACTGGGATGTGAGCTGGCGCGTGCATGTGATGAGCCACGTGTTCGCGGCGCGCGCGCTGGTGCCCGGCATGCTCGCGCGCGGCTCCGGCTATCTCATCAACACCGCATCGGCCGCGGGGCTGCTCGCCTCGCTGAACTCGATGCCTTACGGCGTGACCAAGAACGCCGCGGTCGCGCTCGCCGAGCATCTCGCCATCCAGTATGGCGATCGCGGCATCCGCGTCTCCGTGCTCTGCCCGCAATCGGTGCAGACCGGGATGACCACGCCGGGCCCGAGCGCGGCGCGGGTCGACGGCGTGCTGCAGCCGGGCGAAGTGGCGCGGATGGTGATCGAGGCGATGGCCGAGGAGCGCTTCCTGATTCTCTCGCATCCGCAGGTGCAGGAATACATGCAGCGCAAGGCCACCAATCGCGAGCGCTGGCTGTCCGGCATGCGCCGCCTGCGTGACCGGATTTATGGCGGTGCGGCGTCGTAA
- a CDS encoding aspartate/glutamate racemase family protein gives MTKILIVNPNTTTSMTATIAAAARAVAADGTEVVAVTSAMGPASIEGFYDEAFAVPGLIEALLKTPDADAGIIACFDDTGLDAARSAARYPVVGICEAALVTAGQIAKRIGIVTTLPRSIVPLEELVRRYGFADRAMVTACDVAVLDLERPGSGAKAKLEAEIARALEKGTEAIVLGCAGMADLAHELSVQFGVPVVDGVAAAVKQAEALAGLKLTTSRRGAYASPAAKAYSGLLNGFAPASKE, from the coding sequence ATGACAAAGATCCTGATCGTCAATCCCAACACCACCACGTCGATGACCGCGACCATCGCCGCCGCGGCCCGGGCGGTTGCCGCCGATGGCACCGAGGTCGTCGCTGTCACGTCGGCGATGGGACCCGCCTCGATCGAGGGCTTCTATGACGAGGCGTTCGCCGTTCCCGGACTGATCGAGGCGCTGCTGAAGACGCCCGACGCCGATGCCGGTATCATCGCCTGCTTCGACGACACCGGGTTAGATGCCGCGCGGTCGGCGGCGCGCTATCCGGTGGTCGGCATCTGCGAGGCGGCGCTGGTCACGGCCGGACAGATCGCCAAGCGCATCGGCATCGTCACCACGCTGCCGCGATCGATCGTGCCGCTCGAGGAACTGGTCCGCCGCTACGGCTTTGCCGACCGCGCCATGGTCACCGCCTGCGACGTCGCGGTGCTCGATTTGGAGAGGCCGGGTTCGGGCGCCAAGGCCAAGCTGGAAGCGGAGATCGCGCGGGCGCTGGAGAAGGGCACTGAGGCCATCGTGCTCGGCTGCGCCGGCATGGCCGACCTTGCACATGAGCTGTCGGTGCAGTTCGGCGTGCCTGTCGTCGACGGCGTGGCGGCCGCGGTGAAGCAGGCGGAAGCGCTCGCCGGCCTCAAGCTGACGACGTCGCGCCGCGGCGCCTATGCTTCGCCTGCGGCCAAGGCCTATTCCGGACTGCTCAACGGATTCGCACCGGCCTCAAAGGAGTAA